The Manis javanica isolate MJ-LG chromosome 14, MJ_LKY, whole genome shotgun sequence genomic interval AGAAGGAATTTTGAATTTGTCATCTGTATCTCCCGTAGTTATTGGTGAGAATATTTCGCATCTATTCTGTTTCAAGAACAAGAGTATCAGAGAATGTTCTGCTGATTCTAGATGCCACTGTGTACCCAGAAGAGCCATGTTTTGTTAAATGAAAACTAGAGTCAGAGGGACAAAAACTAGAGTCAGGGTGACAAAAACTTATACatagatattatatattttacatttatatgtgtttatatataatattttatatatatttatgtttttatgcatacagatatatatatatatatatacacacacaatgaggaTATAGACTAGATCTGTTATTATGTGattaaagaaaagctaattttATTCTAAGGAAAGATCACTTTTGTGGTGGTATTTAATATGGAATCACTAGAGTATTATACAAGGAACTGCTGTACTCTGGATAGACAGGATGGGACTACATGGACAATTACTATATggattttttattgtagtataacTGATGTACgataaaatatttgtttcaattATACAGCAAAGTGATTCAACACTATGAATTATGCTTATTAAATCCTCTGTCCAgctagtgtagttaccatctgtcaatatACAAGGTGTAACAGAACTTCTGACtacattttctatgctgtactttcatccctgtaatTATTGTATATTATGATGGAGATtgtgtgcctctttatctcctccTGTTTCATCCACCCATTCTATCCCcaccccatgataaccaccagtcccttctcagaatatgagtctgttttttttgtttttatcactaGTGTGTCTATTTAACATTAATGAAAAGATTTAGTGTCCCATTGTCTTGCTCTCCTCTATTTTGCTTCATGTCATCTCTGTGTCATCTTTAATCTCATTTTGTCACACTTAAGAATGctttacctatttattttattaatattctgttacttcagccataaaaaaagaaagaaatcttgccatttcaaACAACATGAATAGACCTGGatagtattatgctaagtgaaatatgccaggcggagaaagaaaaCTACCATGTgagtccacttacatgtggaatctataaaCAAAACAAGAGCAGGAGCAGTGTTTGACGGATAGTCTCCAGAAGCAGTCAGCATGTAAAGTAATTATTTTGTTGCCATTTTCACCTGCATCTGTGAAATCTGCTTACCACTGACTAGACAGATTTGTGCTAAGGCTTTAAATCTATCAGACCCCAAAAACAAGAAAGATGACAAACCTTGTTTTTGTTCTGGAAGATCCAGCAGGAGGCATTTAACTGCATTTTCTGCATCTTCAATTCCGCCCTCAACAGAAATCATATTTCATTTGCCTCTCTATAAATATCATAATGGGGGAAGCTGTGtgatgtatttctgtggttttattctgATGATCTACCCCTTGATCTTAATCAAGACAGTTAAGGGTTAAGGAAAGAGGAATATGACAATATCCAAACGGACTTTATATCagcgttttatttctttgtagatAAGAGTCAGCGTGGCTGAGATATCAGGCGCCGGGAACAACGTAACAGAATTCTTACTCGTGGGATTCCCTGATGCCCAGGGGCTCCAGAGCCTGTGTGCCGCACTCTTCTTCCTCGTTTACCTGGCAGCCCTGACGGGGAACCTCCTCATTATCACCCTCACCACCATGGACCAGCGTCTCCGatcccccatgtacttcttcctgaagaatctGTCCTTGATTGACATCTGCTATATGTCTGTCACTGTGCCCAAATCCCTCCTGAACTCTCTGGCCGGCAGCCACTCCATCACCTTCGTGGGATGTGCTGCACAGGTTTTCCTCCTAATTTGTTTTGCTGGCACGGAGTTTGCCCTCCTCCTGGTGATGTCCTATGATCGCCATGCTGCCATCTGCCGCCCTCTGCACTACGAGACCGTCATGAGCAGAGGCACCTGTGTGCGGATGGTGACAGCATCCTGGGTCAGTGGGTGCGGCTACGGATCCCTTCACGCTGCAGGAACCTTCTCTGCCCGCTTCTGTGGGCCTAACATTGTGCACCAGTTCTTCTGTGATATTCCCTCACTACTCACACTTGCTTGTTCTGGAGAGCAAATTCTAGAACATGTGTTCCTGATTTTtagctgttgttttgtttttctgtgtttcattttgttggttgtctcctatgtttatattttctccaCTGTCCTTAGGATTCCTTCTGCACAAGGCAGGTTTAAAACCTTCTCCACCTGCATGCCCCATCTCACTGTGGtgactttgtttctctcttctggaTTTATTGCATATTTAGGCTCAACCTCAAAAGCCTCAACATCACTGAACCTCTTTTTGTCTGTGTTATACTCTCTGTTACCTCCCAGCCTGAATCCTGTCATTTATAGttttagaaacaaggacatgaaGGTGGCCCTTAGCAAAATTTTGGGTGAAAAAATGACACCAaagttataaatatgtaaaatatccaTAAGTCTCTTACCTACTAATGCGTATCAAATTATTTGATTTATGCAAATTCTTTTAACATTATTAGATATCTCTTATATCACTGCTGTTCTCCTATATCGTTGgtgacccggctgcaaaaagggacctcacccaacctctcctgtccagatatgccctcttcCCAcctgtaatcacctactgatatggagatgccctcaggccaggtgagagaatctagaaatattgcaattttacctacatatatatactgaaatactattcagcaatagaaataataaactgTTGGTACATGCAACAAGGTAGACAAATTTCAAAGGCATAGTGATGAGTGAAGGagccagtctgaaaaggttaCAAGTGATTTGTATCTATATGACATGGTTCAATGGCAAATTTATACAGGTAAAGACAGAGCAGTAGATAACAAGGGTGTGATTTGAGGGAGAGGATCTGGCTACACAGGGTCACCAAGAAATAGCATTTGTGATGATGGAACTGTTCTGCATCCCCATTGAGTATGCATATGTTACAATTCACAGAACTCTctgcaaaaataaattcatacacTGAGCGGcagctaaaaatacaaatgatgcCAAGGAGATTGTAGGTGTGCCAACGTCTTCCACATCCTCGCATCCTGTTGACCAGTTCCTCTGTGCCAGCTGTCATTTCAAGGTTAGCCAAGCACAGAGAACCTTCACAGAGCCTCTTGGCTGCATCTTGTACCCTTTGTTTTCTGTTCTATGATTTGTGGAACATTGAATTATGGCGTGTCGGTAGGGAAGAGTTTTTACCTACTGTGAGGGAGCTAATCTTGGAGAACTAATGGGAAATAAGAGCAGCTGAAATCTCTCCTCTTCATATCTTCAACAGATACATCTAAGGCTCATCTGTTAGTGCTCCTGGGAGGGTCCTCCATCACATTATACCCCACTTGCCAACAGCACTAACCTGAGCAATAACATGCCTGGATTGACGTTCTTCCTACATTGTGTCACTCACCTCAGTGGCCACTCATGTTCCTAGAAATAACTTTTCCAAATACATTAACtgtgaaaagatttttttattagGTTTCAGTTTGGGAATGACAAGTTAAGGAAATAAGTTcataaaatttcttagaaaatacaattttgtCACTATGCAATGTTATTTTGTCAACATACACCCATTTTATAGAGACTTCCCTATTGCTTGAAACAGATTGTTTTAACTTAAgtacataaatattaaatgttaaacTCCCCTCACATATTCACTTAAATCCTAGTTACTTTAGGGATATTTAATTTCAATCAAAATCCCTCTTTGAGTGCATATGAACGtttaaaaaactcttaaaaccTAATGAAAACTGATTAACTCTAACATCTCACTACTTCATAATACATCTGCTGTGGGAGGAAAGGCTTTTTCTCTATTTCCACATCTTCATGGAGAACACTACTATTAGAACCTGTAAGTATTTTACTGCTAAAAATAGCTAGAAAGCTAAAAACTGCTGCTTGAtgttttaaattactattttcttgaCGGTAAATTTGAAAGATTTTCACATATTTGTTTGCCACTTGGGAATATATTATTGAATTCCATGTTCATCACTTTATACAAACATACCATCACAGGACAGGGGGAAAAATCTATAACCTAATGAGTTTGTAAATGTTTAAGTCACAAGGAAATGTGGCAAGTACCGTGGAGATCGctctacatttttttccctaagggTGAAGGCAGAGCCTATCCAAAGGGCATTTGGTAAAAATATGCCACATCACAACTATCTGAATCCTGATTATGAATAAAAACTCCAATGTTAGACAAAAGGAGGTAAAATTGTGTGAATACAAAGTAATGTCTAAGGATTGTTTGTGACATTCTCTGTCTCTGGGAAATCAGTGGTGGCATTTGCCTCACCATGGAAGCTAGTAAAATAATACCTGTTATTTTGAATGATGTCTTGAGAGTTATCTGGACACCCAAATAGTAAGCTGCACCTTGAATATGATTCTGTCATTGGCTGAAGAGAAGGTATTCTGCTCAGTCTCTTCCCTATCAccctttcaaaattaaaattcaatatcATTCGTCATCAtcgaaaaacaaatagaaatttgaACACCATATCAATTTATACAAGATTATTCATAATTATACTATTATTTGTGTTAAGGGAATGTTGTGTATATTCCTTGGTttttgtccccactgcaacaaagaattgaagggcagagacacagtcgTGAAGCACAGtaacagttttatttaaagttacttaaagagagagaaagtgtggtcaacctcagagagaggagtgtgcctaagggtttagggtctgcggttttataggcggttgaggatttttaggaaagtgacaaagggccaaatggtcccagaatgttcatctttgataagacattaagtttcttcttttaacttaacacaagaaatttgctGCTTTAATTCCTTTCTAGGACATCGGTTTCTGTCTgaaagcatatcaatcaagactaaCCTGCTTCTTAGGTGGTCTGTGCCACCTTCCGTTTGATTGAAATGTTACCTTAGCTTTAAGACAGAATTCTTCCTGAGTAAGCTGGGCCTTAGTGCAGGTGCTAATTGATGCAACAAAAatataggctatgctgagatacttttccttatctggggagtattcaacaTTCCAAGTCAAGTTGCTCCTGgtcttctgagctttctatttttaactgctTAACCCTTTGAGTTCTTTTTAGTGGGATTACTGGCCTTATTCTATTACCACCCTGCTcaaatctattttcctgcctaaaatttacttttggtatcattaatctacaattacatgaggaacattatgtttactagacggcccccttcaccaactctcccaacaaaccccattacaatcactgtccatcagtgtagtaagatgctgtagagtcactacttgtctgtctgtgctgcacagccctccccgtgcttcccccacattatacatgctaattgtaattccccttttctccccttatccctccctttccacccatcctccccagtccctttccctttggtaattgttagtccatcctttggttctgtgattcttctgctgttttgttccttcaaatttttctttgttcttataccccacatatgagtgaaatcatttggtacttatctttctccacctggctaatttcactgagcataatactctctagttccatctatgttgttgctaatggtaggatctgttttcttcttatggtaaaataatataccattgtgtatatgtaccacatcttctttatctactcatctactgatgcacacttaggttgcttccatttcttggctattgtaaatagtgctgcgataaacatagggatgcatttttctttttcaaactgggctgcggtagtcttagggtaaattcctagaagtggaattcctgggtcaaatagtatttctattttgagttttttgaggaacctccatattgctttccacagtggttgaaataatttacattcacaccagcagtgtaggagggttcccctttctacacaaccttacaaacatttgttgttgtttgtcttttggatggtggccatccttactggtgtgaggtgatatctcattgtggttttaatttgcatttctctgatgactagcaaagtggagcatcttttcctgtgtctgttagccatctgaatttcttctttggagaactgtctgttcagctactctgcccattttttaattggattatttgttttttgtttgttgaggtgtatgagctctttgtatattttggatgtcaaccctttatcggatctgtcatttatgaatatattctcccatactgtaggatacccttttgttctattgatggtgtcctttgctgaacagaagcttttcagcttgatatagacccacttgttcatttttgcttttgtttcccttgcctggggaaatatgttcatgaagaagtcactcgtgtttatgtccaagaaatttttgctg includes:
- the LOC118967685 gene encoding olfactory receptor 14A16-like — encoded protein: MYSDSIEEDKIALEIRVSVAEISGAGNNVTEFLLVGFPDAQGLQSLCAALFFLVYLAALTGNLLIITLTTMDQRLRSPMYFFLKNLSLIDICYMSVTVPKSLLNSLAGSHSITFVGCAAQVFLLICFAGTEFALLLVMSYDRHAAICRPLHYETVMSRGTCVRMVTASWVSGCGYGSLHAAGTFSARFCGPNIVHQFFCDIPSLLTLACSGEQILEHVFLIFSCCFVFLCFILLVVSYVYIFSTVLRIPSAQGRFKTFSTCMPHLTVVTLFLSSGFIAYLGSTSKASTSLNLFLSVLYSLLPPSLNPVIYSFRNKDMKVALSKILGEKMTPKL